TAAAAAACTATTTACTTTGTTTGCTAGATTTTCTTTATCTAATATTAACTGTTTAAAGGTATCAACCCGCGACCTTAATGCAACATGTGTTTCCTCGTATGCTGGATAAGTAACAATTGAAATATCATATAATTTACCATCCAGCACTGTTCTGTGAATATTCCCATCTTTATCTAGCTTAAATTCATCATTTTCTGTAGAAAAGGCAAAAGAACATTGACTGATATCACCTCTTTTTACAGAGTTTTTTAAATCTTCACACCAGCTGCTATGCGGCGGAAATACAGTAAAATATAAAGCATCTTCTCTTTTTTCTAGTTTTAAGGTTCCACTTTTATTGCGGCCTAAAACATAATTAGGGTTGTGATTAAATAAACAACGGACATCATCTCTTTCAATTGCATCTGTAAAAGCATCTTTTTGAATTTTTTCGAAAATCCCTTTGCAAATTTGTGTCTCCTTGTCATAAATAATTGCCTTCCCTGTGAATACTGGAATCTCAGGTTTATCGCTATCATTTTCCTCTAAATTTCTTAACTTAATTTCAAAATAGCGTTTTTCTTGTCTAATAGCACCCATATCAACTCACCTCCCTTCATTTCTTTTGCTAAAAGCATTAAAATACCCCTAGAAGCTTCTCAAATCGTTTTTAGGTAATTTAGTATACCTTGGAAATTTGAACGCCTCCTGGGGCTGTTTTTTTAATTCCTAGTTTTTAGTTTTTAAACCGTATTATCTTTTTGCGTCGAATCATTTAAGGACTGATCTAGTTTTTTCTGTTTTTTCAATTCCTCTGTAGGTAAGTAATTTTCAAGAATCAATGGCACGTCACCTCCCGTAACTTCATTCATATCTTCAAGGGCTCTAATCTCATTTTGAGTGATAGCGCCAATCTGGAATAAGCCTGTATAATAAGCGATTCGTTCTGCCATATTTCCTCTCATCTTCTTCTTCATGTTAAAGCGGATAAAGCGTTTTCTTAGTTCATCTTTAGTAAATATTTTATAATTCAATTCTTCTTCAATATTCGTTAGAATCGGGGTAATAGTATTTTCAAAAAATGCCACATCAGATTCCTTGCTAAATGGTTCTAAGCCAATAGTGTGAAGGGGACACCCTAAGGCAGTAACAATATTTCTATTAGTCTTTTCAATGAGGATGCTCATATCTAAATCCTTTAAACTTTTAGCATTGAATTCTTTAGCTTTAAGTCCTTTTTGAATAACAAGTGGTGCCCCATGACTGCCCACAATGCCTTTTCTAAAGGAATCTCCAATAGCTTTTGCCTTATCCATACTTAAGTCTGATTCTACTTCTAATATAAAAGATGGACTGACCATATTGTTTAAATATTCCTGTAGAAACTTTGTCATCCCTTTATCCATGCCTATCGTGTCCGTTAGTTTTGTTATTGGACTCATTTGTTTACCATCATTATTCAGGGAATCCTTAAAGTGCAATAAATCCTCTGCTTCTAAAGGATTTAACAACTTTTTTCCGTTAAAATATCTATAGTAAAAGTCACCGTTATCAGAGGTAACTGTATAAGTAATACTACCGGTTCTTAGAGGCGCTATAGCTTTAACTGTTCCTACTTCATTTCTAATAATCTTAGCAAAACATTCTCCGTAAATAAGCATTTGATTGACAATGTATTTTTTAAATATACTAGGCGTCATACCGCTATTAGGTCTAGTAGAGAGAGCATAAGCTAAAGGAGACGTTACTTCTTTTTCTTTGCCTTTGTCAGTTCTTAGATAAATGTCTAAAGGTATTTGCCCAATAGTAGAACTCACTTTATTTAAGCAGGCCATAAGCGATGGAATTTCCAAAACATTCCAACCGCCATAACACGAAAAGGCAATATCAGTTTTTTGCGTTAGTAATCCAGCTATTATATCCTCACTTGAAATTGTTTTACTGTTATTTCGTTTTTCTTTTTTAAAAGATTGTCTTAGTTGATTTAATATTTTCAAACTTGGTTCTCCTTTCATTTTTTTATATGAAAAATACCCCTAGTATAGCCGACATAGACGACGTAAAATTCCCGGAATAGTTATGTAAGTTGCTACTATTTTTAATATGGTATATACTCAAAATCAAATAATAATAAATAGGAGGCTATAAAGATGGATAATGTTACCAATGCACAAAATTTAGAAAAAAATAAACCTTATAAAAAATTCAAAAAAAACAATCTAGTAGTCCAGGACAATATGTTAATAACAGCAACTTATAAAATGAATAGGAATGAATTATTAGCTTTTAAACAAATAATATCTCAAGTTAACACAAAAAATAAAAGCAAAATTGTTCAAATAACTAAAGGAGATATTATTAAATTTATTTTTCCTAATGCACAAAAAGTAAAATCTCATAGTATAGATAGTAAATATTATCAGGTTTGTAAGAAATATTATCTCTCTTTAATAGAGACCTCTATAATGATAAACCAATTATCTAAGAATATTATTTCTGATGTACACTGGGAAAGTGATTCTAACATAGTAACTATAAAATTTTCTGACGATATTATGCCTTTTATTTATGGACTTAAAAAGAATTTTACTAAATATCAAATAGGCTACCTAGTAAAGCTAAAATCAAAATATTCAATTCTTTTATATGAGTATTATAAAATGCACTCATATAATAAAAAAGGTAATTGTAGTTGGAATGAGTCTGTAAACAATATAAGAAATATGCTTAATATTAAAACAAAATACAAAGAATATAGTTTATTCAATCAAGATATTCTTAAAAATTCCCAACAACAAATCAATGAGCATACGGATATACATATCGAATATAAAGCCCTCAAAAATACAGCTGATGGTAAAATTGTTACAGATATTAAATTCACCGTTACGCAAAAGAAAAAGCCTATTCAACAAACTACAATACCACCAGAAAAACTATCTATTCCAAATGCTGGTCCAGGCAGAGATTTTCTAGAAGCAATAGCAGCTAAAAAACAAAAAACTGTAGAAGAAATTGTTAAAATTAAATCAATAACCATCACTATAGAAGAAAGCCCTAAAACAGAGAGTCAACAACCGGTTAAAACACCAGATAAAGCACCTATTAAAAAGCCTTCTATATGGAATAAGTTTAAATCTATCTTTAAGCATTAATCTTTGTTTTTATCTCTTTCTAAGAGTGCTAGTATGGCGTACCCTGCAATATCTTTTAATGTATCATCAATTGATTCAAAGTTAGGGTCGCCTTTTTTTGTCAAGTTTTTTAAGCGCTCAAATTTATTGTGCAACATAATGATAAAAAATGTCATTCCATACTCTTTATATAAGATATCTAAACAATTTCCATAATCATCTCCTTTCTCATCTAATAAATATCCAATACTCATCGCCTTCAGCATTCTTTTACTTTTAAAAAGATCTCTATTGTTTTTCATCCTTTACCTCCTTTAAATAACTTAAATAAATGGGTTTATTACATCCTCTTCTAACCATGCTAATTTTTCATCTTCTTTATTTTTAAATTTAATAGCTAAATAAAGGGCATTAAGTGTGGCTATAAAAGGGTCTATTCTTTCTGTTGATTTAGACTTATCAGGTCTAATATTATCATTAGCATCTTTAACAGCAATAATATTGCCAATTGCCCAACTAAGCAGTTCATTGTTATTGTGATATATTTTTTGATCTAACATAAGTATTTCAAACTCTCTCATTGGGTTACTAAATGTAATTGCGCCTTGAGGAATATCAAAACATTTATAACCATCTTCTTCCATTACTTCTGATATAGTAGCAGCGCCCCATCTATCAAAGCCTATAAAGCGAATATTTAAGCCTAATTCTCTATAGACATTAAAGAATTTATGAACATAATCATAATCAACGGAATTACCGCTACAGATTTCTAGATAACCTTCTTTTTTCCAACTAAGAACTTTCATTCTGTCATATTTTTCTTTATTCTTTATTTGAGCTTCAGGTATAAAGGATTTATTAATAATATAAAGGTTTTCTTCCTTGTCAAAGGCAACTAAACTAACACTGGTTAAATCAAGTCTATTTGACAGATCAACGCCACCATACCAAGTTAAATCTCCTAACTGCTTTGCATCAAAAGTTCCTGTATTATCTTTAAATAATTGATAATCAAAATGTCTTCTATCAGCATTTAAGAAAATATTACAGTGTTTAGTTATAAAGCTTTTTTTAGCCTCAGTATCTACCATGGCCTTATCTCTGTCTTCTATTAACTTTTCTAAAATAACAGATTTCCCAATGTTAGGATTTGCCTTAATATACATATCAGGGTCTTTCCATTCCTGTATCTTGTCTAATTCAGCTATATAGACAAATTCTTCATCAGCTATTGTTTTCTTTTCTAATATCTTTTGAGCATATACATATTCATCCATGCAAAAGCCAGTTGTAATAAACCCTGCTGTTGTAATCATTATCAAATGGGTATTTTTCATTGTTCCTTGAGATGATTTAATAACATCAAATAGACTTCTTTTTTTATACGCGTGAATTTCATCTAAGATGGCAAAAGAAACGCGCTGACCATCTAATGTATCTGATTCACTAGCTAAGGCTCTCATTTCTCCTCTAGATGTTCCCTTTTCTTTATAATTATAATATCTAGCCTTTGAGGTTTTAGAATATTTACTTAAAACTGAGTCGAAACTAATCATATCTGCTGCTCTTTTAAAACAAATACCAGCCTGTTCTTTAGTCGTTGCAAGCATAATAATTTCTTGTCCTATTTTCGCTGATTTATAGTATTCGTATAAAGCTGCAATAGCTGCAATATCTGTTTTTGCATTACCTCTGGCTAGAAATATAAAGGATTTAGAAAAACGTCTACTATCATCAACCTTCTTTTTCCAGGCAAAAATCGAACCAACAATAAATATTTGAAAAGGTTCTAATATATAGGGTTGTTTAGCTAGATCCCCTTTAACGTGCTTTATATGCTCCTTAGAAAAACTATAAATATCATCTATTAAAGAATAGTCTAAATAAATATCATCTCTTTTTAAGTCCTCTAAGTGTCTACTTATAACTGCTTTCATTTTATTACATACTTTTATTTTATTTGCTTTAATATTCTTCACATAATTCTTATATTCTTCTGATCCTGTCATATTTTATACAATCCTTTTCTTTTTTAAGCCTATATTAAATTTTAAAATCCATCTTCCATAATATCCTTAGGTTTAATATCTAATCGTTTCCAAGCAGCAGGTGTTAGGCCTAGTGAATTTGCATATTTAAGTATTTGTTCACTGGCTTTTTCAGCTACAGCCAACGCAGGATGTTTAACAACATTAGTAATGCCACTATGATTAGTATATTTATAAGTAACACCCGTTTCGTTAACTTGTTCCATGGCATCTTGAAAGATAGATATCTGTATGCAATAAGCTTCTATAGTACTTAAATCACCTTCTCTGAATAAATCTACCGCTTTCATTTTATCTATTGTCTCTTCCCATACTTTTTTTGATTTTCTTTAAAATAACTCGGGGCTTTATAGCACTTCATTTAAATGCTCCTTTCTTTTTCTTTTATACTTTTATTTTAGGGCTATGAAACCCTATTAATTATATATCTATTCTTTATTTAAACTTTTCGCTCCTATGGAAATTAATATGACATTCTCTGCAAATACTCATTAAGTTATTCTTATCAAAAGCTTTAGACTCATCTTCATGTAAACTAATAATATGGTGAACTTCTTCAGCTTTAGCACCACACATTTGGCAAGTAAATAAATCTCTGATAAATATTTTTTCTCGTAAACGTCGCCATTTTTTACTTCCATAAATTTTATTTTTTAATTTTCTGTATTCCTTATCATTTTGGGTTTTACTACTGTTTTTAGGCCTATGTTTTTCGCAATAGTTAGAACCTTTAACAACTAAATCACAGCATTTTAAACATATCTTTTCCATTTATTCTCCTTATTTATAATTCTCATATAGTCGATTAATAACGAATCCCATAGTGCATATCATATATATTTTATAGGATCGCGAATCCTAATGTTTTCGTGTAAAAAGGATTAATAACGCGGTTTAATGCGGGTTACAGCCTCTAAAATTCTAAGTGGGGGGGCTTAAAAGTAAAATATAAGTTAATTTAAAAGTAATATATAGTTAACTTAAAATTATATTTTTTTCATTTTATTTTTGTTTAAAATAATAAACTAATCTGATCTAATAACTAATAGCTTTGCACCCTTGTTCTTCCCATTGTTTTTTAAAAATAAGCTTAGATATTTTTTTATTTTTCTCGCCAGTCCATGGATCATTATAATAAAAATAGGACTCATTAAAACCTGTAATAACTATTGTATGAACAGTAAACCCATGAAAGCCACTACACCAAGTAACAACTGGCTTATTATCTATAATCTGCTTTTCTATAGCGGAAAGACTAAACCCAGTCATATCTAAAGAACTATTAAGGTATTGTTTAAGAAAACTCATTAATGCTGGTGGATTAATTGTCCATCCATGTTTTGTAAAAGGATTTCCAACATATCCGTAATTAGGATTATTATTATCTAGTGGCATCTCATAAGCTAACTCAACTTTATTAATATTAATGTTATTATAATTAAGCACCATCGTTATAGCAGCGACTTCACATCCCGTTGGTAATTCTGGTAATTGGCTTACTATTGGAACGTTTAGAATTATTGGAACTTCCCTTTCTTTTACTGTTAATAAAAAAAGAACCCCTATAACAAGGATTATTATTAGAGGTATATATGTATGTTTGTTTGAGCTCACTTTGCTTCCTTTCTACTTATATTTTTCCTTTAACTATCTATCAGGTTATCTATCGTCTCTTTTAATTAATATCTTCTACTACTTAAATAAACCTAATAGACTATTTGTAAGCTTTTTAAACCATGATTCAATTGTTTTTTTATTCTCATCTCCTACTGGACTATCTTCTTTTTTTTCTATCAATAAAATAACGGTAGGATTCTTTGCTGATTTCGCCTTGTCCATAACTATTTTTTTATAGCTTATAACATGTAAATCTAATGGTTTTAGCGTATTAATTTTAGAAATAATCGGGTCTAAAATCTCCTTCCTAAAGGCCTTGTTATAAGTCTTATAACTAAGTTCACCTGGAATTCTTAAAGCTTCTTTTAAAGTGGTATAATCCATTTTAAATAGGTATCGGTTACCCTTTGCATGTATAAGCTTCTTACTTATATAATTTAAAGCAAAACTCAAAACAGCATCATTACTTGTTATTTTTTTTAATAAAAGCATTTTTTCCTTTTTGTTCATTTTCTCACCTCCTTTATATTTGTTTTTTTGCATTAAAAAAGAGATAGCTCTTAACCGTCTCTTAATTAATAATTTAACTTAATATGTATTGTAAATTAATGCCGAAATGTCGAATAGCTATCATAATAACACCAGTAACCTCTAATATAATAATTATAACCATTGCGATAATCATAGCCTTTGAAGTATTTCTTTCCGCTCTTAACCTTTCCTCAGCCTCTTTACGTTCTTCACTTAATCTAGTCTCAAACTCTTTATCTTTACGTTCTTCACTTAATCTAGCCTCAAACTCTTTACGCCTTTCACTTAGCCTAGCCTCAAACTCTTTACGTTCTTCACTTAATCTTCTTTCAGCAAATATTCTTTTTTCTGCTAATAATCTAGTCTCAGCCTCAGTAAGTCTTATGTATTCATCCATATCAGCTAGAACTCTTTCCCTAAACTTTTCATGTTCAGAAAAGAAATCCTTTTCAACGTCGCTCTTATTTCCCATTTTAATCTCTCCTTATCACTTATATGTATTGTAACTTTTTAAGGTTAAATAGATGGTAATATAATACTTATAAACCCTAATATAATAGTTATAAACCCTAATATAATAGTTACAATCATTGTGATAAATATAGCCTTTGAAGTATTTCTTTCTGCTATTAATCTATCCTCAGCTATTTTACGCTCTTCACTTAACCTAGCCTCAGAATCTTTACGCTCTTCATTTAACCTAGCCTCAGCTATTTTACGTTCTTCACTTAATCTTTTTTCTTCTGCTAATAACCTAGCCTCAGCCGCTTTACGCTCTTCACTTAACCTAGCCTCAGCCTCTTTACGCTCTTCACTTAATCTTCTTTCAGCAAATCTTCTGTCTTCATCCATCTTAGCTAGAAATCTTTGCATAAACTTTTCGTGTTCAGAAAAGACATCCTTTTCAACGTAGCTCTTATTTTCCATTTTAATCTCTCCTTATCAGTTTTGTTCTAATTATATCATACGAATTACTGTTTTTACATTTTACAATATTCTTACACATAGGTATAATACGGTACAAAAAAAGCAAGAATATTTCATCCTGCTCTTCTTGTAAAATGATGGTTAGTATTAAATACTTAATGAAAAATCTTTTAATTTTTTTATTTATAAACCCTTTAACAAAGGGCATTGTAGCTTATTATAAAAAACTTTTTTCGGTATTTAGGGTTACTTTTTGCTTGTCAACCCCCTGTTTGTTCAGAAATCACGTTATATATATTTTAAAAGCCTTTAAAATAGCGGCTTTGAGGCTCTTTTTTTTGTTCAGAGATTTTTGTAAATTATATATGCCTAATAGTTTTGTTTATTGCTCTTTAATGCCTATATAAAGGGATATTTAACTAATGCTTGATGTATCGAAATTTATTTTTATTTACATTCTTGCACTATTAATATAACATATCTTAAAAAAACTGTCAACTTTTTATAGTATTTTTTTATATTTACTATATAAAGTAGCATGAGGCAATTTAAAATAAGAGGCAATTTGCCTTACATTCATATTGTATACATATCGACTAATTAGTATTTCTTTGATCACGTAAACCTCAGGGTTGAATTCTGTCCAGCTACCTTCACTTTTAATTATAAAATCGTCTACAATATCATTAATATAGTTTCTAGCCTGTTGCTTAAGAATGGTTAGTGTTTTAAGCTCTTCATCACAATCAATAGAGTTATCTGCTGCAACAGCTTGCTTATCTTGGTATTTTTTCCCTTTATCTTCACATTTCCTTTCTTTATTTGTTTTTTTAATCGCTTCTGTAATCGCTCCTGTAGATAGTAGCCTACTGACTGATATATCATATGTTTTTTCTTTTGTATTTTCCCTCCTTTCTGCTTCTTCTATTTTCTCTCTCATTATTTGCAACCATTCTAAAAAAGGAACGATATATTCAATAATTTCTATGCTTTCAGATTCGGTTATAACACAATTAATTAGGGGCTTATCTTTTTCAGATTCGGTTATAACACAATTAATTAGGGGCTTAACCTCTTTTTCAGATTCCTGTATAGTACTATTTACCTGACTATTTCTTTTATAATTTTTTCCCATTGTTATATTTCCTGCTTTCTATAGATTTTTTATTTTAATTTCTTAAGATTTAGACCTTGATTTAACCTCCTTTTTTAAGTTATAATTAAATGCGTACGGAGCTCTTTTGATAAGGTCGTTTTCTTTCGATGGGTTTTGTATAGAAAAAGGGTTTGTTTCTGATGGATATTTAGTTACCTTGCTTGGGTGGTTATATTGAAATTTTGAATAAGCTCTTTTTTCTTGTAAAAAATAAAGTAAACATATAAATTAAATAATTAAATAGACCTTTAAAAGGGCATTAAAAAAGGAAGATCATGCTCATTTAAGAACATAGTCTTCCCTATAACAGTAAATAGTATTTATTTTTAACTCATTTCTCCAAAGTATTTTCTGCCACATACATTTAAGCAAATCGTGGTTTTTAGTCGTTGCTAAAAAATTGTAATTTAACTCAACCTTATTTTTCTTGTAAATAAAGATATTTTCTATATACTTTATAATTTGCGTAAAATTAAGTTTTGCCATAATTTACTCCTGAATGCAAGCTGTTATTAATATTTTGAGTATATACTATATTAAAAATAATAACAACTATATAATCTATATCGGCTACACTCCTTACTCAGAGCGAATCCTAGACACCCTAAAACATATAAAAACAAAAATTCAATAGGGCATTAAAAAAGGAAGATTACACTCAATTAAGAATATAGTCTTCCTTAGTTTTTTATCAACGCTTTTTTAAAAGGAATCCAGCTACAAATACTGGGTCCTTATTTAACTTAAAATACCGCTTGAGTATATTACTATTAATAGTAATAGTATCGGACTCAATTTTAAAATATAATAAAAAGAATTACTAATTTTTTCATTGCGTGTATATTTTTTTATTTCCCTTTTAACTCTTTTTTCTTTAATTTTATATCCAACTAAAAACATAGTGCCTATACCAGATAAAGGTAATATAAAATTACATATTATTTTATCCATTACATTAATAATTCCGTTTACTTGAGTTTTGCAAATAAATAAATGCAAATTACTTTCATTTAAAAATTGAAATATAGATCCACTTAGACTAGGTATTAACCCTAATAAACATAATGCAAATACTACTAAAAAACTAGCTACAGGCCTATTAAATTTACTTTTTTCTTGTAAAGCAGATATCGTTACTTCAATCAGAGGTAACGCCCCTAGTAGGGCAACAAAAAAAATTGCTCCAAAAAATATAATTAAAAACAATTTATCTATTGAAGAATTATTAAAAAGTACTGGTATTGTTTCAAAGAGTAGACCAAATCCACTTTGTTTAAGCGACTCTGTATTATCTGCAGAAAAAAAACTAGAAAAAATAATAAAGCCCATTAAAATTGATATAATTAAATCTAAAAAAGCGACTTTAAAACAATTTTTTAAAATATTAAATTGCGTACCAGCGTAACTTCCATATGTAACCATTACTCCTGAACCTAAAGTTAATTTAAAAAAGCTCAAGCCAATAGCATTAATAATGACGGCAAAATTTAATTTAGAAAAATCAGGAAATAAAAGAAATTTAATCGCACTCGATGCTCCAGAAGAAATAAAAGATTTTATAATAAGAACTACAATAACTATAAGAAAAATAGGAATTAGAAATTTAATTGCTTTTTCTAATCCATTTTTAATTCCCATAGAACTAATTATACCTACTATTACCACAAATAGAACAAACCATATATAGGGTTCAGATGAATTTAAAAAGTTTTCAAAGATATCTGTCGCTGTTTTTAAAGATACATTATCTAAACATCCAAAAGAAGCCAAGCAAAAATAACGAAGAATCCAACTTGCAAATAATGAATAAAAGGTTAAAACCAAAAGAGAAGCAATTGCACTTAATACGCCATTTATAGCCCAAGTTTTATTTTTACCAGAATATACATAAGAATTTATAACATTGGAATGCCCTTTTTTCCCTATTAATAATTCTCCAAAAAAAGCTGGAATACCAATAAATATCAAACCAATAAAATAAAAAAATATAAATATAGCCCCACCATTTTCAGCTACTGTTGTAGGAAATTTAATTATACTTCCAATTCCAACAGAACCACTTAGCATTGCTAAAAGTGTAATTAATTCACTAGAAAACTTTTCACGCTTAGACAATATATTCATCCTTTCTTATTTTTTCTTACGTTTCAGTATATCATATTTAAAAATATTATTAAATTTTTTTCGAATTCTTTTCGCTGTTTTTTTCACCCTATCCGTAACACTATCCTTAACACTATTCTTAACACTATTCTTAACCCTATTCTTAACCCTATTCTTAACACTGAATTCAATAGCTATTACCTCGCAGCCACCTTTAATTGATTTATACTCTATGTTAAAGTTTGTTTTTCTTGTTTCTAATCCATTTAACATGAATGTTGACTGAAGCTCTTTGATAGCTAGATCTAAGACTCCTTTACGTAGTTCTTTGAATTCTTTATATTTGTTTTGTACTCCTAGCATTCGTCTGAACTCACTTAAAGATATCGTCCAAGTATAGGCTGTATAATGCACCATCATATTAAAATATTCATATAGTCTAACTGCATATTTGCTTTTCATATATTTTAGTCTACCCACTTCATATTTTGTAAAATTCTTTTGTAAATTAAATATATATGGCGCAATATCTTCTGAAAATGATATTTTTACTAGACTTTCATTTTTTTTCCATTCCACATGAGAACACGGTGCAGTATATATATATTTTTTTTTATCTTTTATTACTACTTCCACTTCTGTTAATCTCATAAAATAGTCTTTACATTTTTTATAGTATCCTCCTGAAATATTATTAGCTTTTGTTTTTTCAAGAGAAGGGAATATAAATCTGAGAACATCTGCTTTTTTAAGTGAAACTTCCCTAAAATTAGGATTATTATTACTTGTATCAATAGCAGAAACTACCATTTTAAAGGCTAAGAGTTCATTTAAATTCATTTTATGTTCAGCCATAATTAATGCATTGCTTTGAACGATTTGATGATAGGGTTTTAGTTTTCCCTTACAATATTTCATCATTTTTACTTTGTTTTTTTTCTAAATTTTGTGTATTGGTAACATTGTCCATCTTTATAGCCTCCTATTTAATTATTATTTGATTTTTTTTCGTTATTAACTTGATATTGTTTTTATTTCCACAATTATCTCAACTCCTTTATTTTTTAATATAATGCTTTTTTCAAAAAAGTCAATCTTTTTTCTTACAACTCTTCTACCGCAGCTTTAACCGTGGATGTAAACCCCCAAAAAACCGTGGCTGTAACCACACTTCTAGCGTCTGAACACCTCTCTAGAAGCGGATCCCATAGTCCTTAAAAGATATAAGAAGAAAAGAAGAAGAACACTCCCCTTTGGATAACTTTTTAAGGTCATTATTATTAAATATTTTCTCCAACGCTCTAAGTTTATCTTTTAAAAGTAATGCCTCTTTTTTTCTTCACGTTAAAGCTTGCGAAACGAACTTTAGATTTTTCTCTAGCAAGCAAGTCTATACTTCAGCTTTTCCTCTTAATTTCTAAATTTCTTAACTTTTTGGGTTGTAGCGTTAATTATTTCCTCACCTATTCATTTCATTTGCCGTTTAAAAGCATTTAAA
The endosymbiont 'TC1' of Trimyema compressum genome window above contains:
- a CDS encoding replication initiation protein → MKYCKGKLKPYHQIVQSNALIMAEHKMNLNELLAFKMVVSAIDTSNNNPNFREVSLKKADVLRFIFPSLEKTKANNISGGYYKKCKDYFMRLTEVEVVIKDKKKYIYTAPCSHVEWKKNESLVKISFSEDIAPYIFNLQKNFTKYEVGRLKYMKSKYAVRLYEYFNMMVHYTAYTWTISLSEFRRMLGVQNKYKEFKELRKGVLDLAIKELQSTFMLNGLETRKTNFNIEYKSIKGGCEVIAIEFSVKNRVKNRVKNSVKNSVKDSVTDRVKKTAKRIRKKFNNIFKYDILKRKKK